A genome region from Meleagris gallopavo isolate NT-WF06-2002-E0010 breed Aviagen turkey brand Nicholas breeding stock chromosome 9, Turkey_5.1, whole genome shotgun sequence includes the following:
- the LOC100542629 gene encoding 40S ribosomal protein S4, translating to PRTLTRPVPQARGPKKHLKRVAAPKHWMLDKLTGVFAPRPSTGPHKLRECLPLIIFLRNRLKYALTGDEVKKICMQRFIKIDGKVRTDITYPAGFMDVISIEKTGEHFRLVYDTKGRFAVHRITAEEAKYKLCKVRKIFVGTKGIPHLVTHDARTIRYPDPLIKVNDTIQIDLETGKITDFIKFDTGNLCMVTGGANLGRIGVITNRERHPGSFDVVHVKDANGNSFATRLSNIFVIGKGNKPWISLPRGKGIRLTIAEERDKRLAAKQSSG from the exons CCCCGCACCCTAACGCGTCCCGTCCCGCAGGCCCGCGGCCCGAAGAAGCACCTGAAGCGCGTGGCGGCGCCGAAGCACTGGATGCTGGACAAGCTGACGGGCGTCTTC gCGCCCCGTCCCTCCACGGGCCCTCACAAGCTGAGGGAATGCCTCCCGCTGATCATCTTCCTGCGGAACAGGCTGAAGTACGCCCTGACCGGAGATGAGGTGAAGAAGATTTGTATGCAGAGGTTCATCAAGATTGATGGCAAAGTTCGCACCGACATCACCTACCCTGCGGGCTTCATGG ATGTCATCAGCATCGAGAAGACAGGCGAACACTTCCGCTTGGTGTACGACACCAAGGGCCGCTTTGCTGTTCACCGCATCACAGCTGAAGAGGCCAAg TACAAGCTGTGCAAGGTGAGGAAGATCTTTGTGGGCACCAAAGGAATCCCTCACTTGGTCACCCACGATGCCCGCACCATCCGCTATCCGGATCCCCTCATCAAGGTGAACGATACGATCCAGATTGACCTGGAGACCGGCAAGATCACAGACTTCATCAAGTTTGACACAG GGAACCTGTGCATGGTGACTGGCGGTGCCAACTTGGGCCGGATTGGGGTGATCACCAACCGAGAGAGACACCCTGGCTCCTTTGATGTGGTTCATGTGAAGGATGCCAATGGCAACAGCTTTGCCACCAGGCTCTCCAATATCTTCGTTATTGGCAAG GGCAACAAGCCATGGATCTCCCTGCCCCGTGGAAAGGGCATCCGCCTGACCATTGCTGAAGAGAGAGATAAGAGACTGGCAGCCAAACAGAGCAGCGGGTAA